The proteins below are encoded in one region of Sphingobacterium sp. R2:
- a CDS encoding serine hydrolase domain-containing protein, with product MKRTSLLLLLLGSLTSPILKAQQFSPIRMDSLMSILESNQVWMGSIAISKGDELLYQRAIGNADIAQKKKASPDTRYGIGSISKTFTATLVLKTVELGKLKLNQTLSTYFKDIPNSEKITIHQLLNHSSGVHSVTNDKDYLTWNTQPQTEQELVERIIKGGAEFTPGSKHEYSNSNYILLTYILEKVWKKDYAALLKTYICRPLKLEQTTFGRPQNNSGAVSESYRFTQEWILEPHTHNSVPLGAGAVWSTPTDLDKFFNGLFSHKIINAASLDAMKKIDQGYGLGLFQLPFYEHMGFGHTGGIDGYSSVAGHFDDGNYNVAIISNANNYNNNEILKFSLGELYKKSLPLPDLTEVQLTDEEITSLVGEYKSEQPPIQINIAREGNKVFGQVIGQPSFQLKAKDKNTLIQPQFGVKIVFERNENKMTLYQNGHTLVLKK from the coding sequence ATGAAAAGAACCTCACTTTTGCTCTTGCTATTAGGCAGTCTAACCAGCCCAATTTTAAAAGCCCAACAATTTAGTCCTATCCGGATGGACAGTCTGATGTCAATATTAGAAAGTAACCAAGTCTGGATGGGCAGTATTGCGATAAGTAAAGGAGACGAATTGCTCTACCAAAGGGCCATTGGAAATGCAGACATCGCCCAGAAAAAGAAAGCGAGCCCAGATACCCGCTATGGTATAGGGTCGATTTCAAAAACTTTCACAGCAACCCTTGTTCTAAAAACAGTGGAACTTGGCAAGCTAAAACTGAACCAAACATTATCGACTTATTTTAAAGACATTCCAAATTCAGAAAAGATCACAATTCATCAATTGTTAAATCATAGTAGCGGTGTTCATAGCGTCACCAACGACAAAGATTACCTAACATGGAACACTCAGCCTCAAACTGAACAGGAACTTGTTGAACGCATTATCAAAGGTGGTGCTGAATTTACCCCTGGAAGCAAACATGAATACAGTAATTCAAATTATATTTTACTAACATATATCCTAGAAAAAGTATGGAAAAAAGATTACGCTGCGCTCCTGAAAACGTATATCTGTAGACCATTGAAATTGGAACAGACCACATTTGGGCGACCACAAAATAATAGCGGTGCTGTTAGTGAATCCTATCGATTTACGCAAGAATGGATCCTTGAACCACACACCCACAACTCTGTTCCCCTCGGTGCGGGGGCAGTTTGGTCAACGCCAACAGATCTAGACAAATTTTTCAATGGTTTATTCAGCCATAAAATAATCAATGCGGCGAGCCTCGACGCCATGAAAAAAATAGATCAAGGTTATGGACTTGGCTTATTCCAGTTGCCGTTCTATGAGCATATGGGTTTCGGACATACCGGCGGAATCGATGGCTATTCTTCTGTAGCTGGGCATTTCGATGATGGTAATTATAATGTCGCTATCATTAGTAACGCCAACAATTATAATAATAATGAAATCCTAAAGTTCAGTTTAGGTGAACTTTATAAAAAGTCCTTGCCACTACCGGATCTTACGGAAGTACAATTGACAGACGAAGAAATTACTAGTCTTGTTGGCGAATATAAAAGCGAACAGCCTCCAATCCAGATAAATATTGCCCGAGAAGGAAACAAAGTGTTCGGACAGGTTATTGGTCAACCGTCGTTTCAGCTGAAAGCAAAGGATAAAAACACGCTGATTCAACCGCAATTTGGTGTAAAAATAGTTTTCGAGCGCAACGAAAACAAAATGACACTCTACCAAAATGGACATACACTTGTTTTGAAGAAATAA
- a CDS encoding PadR family transcriptional regulator: MNKEFIDKWISQLKKGSLSFVILGVLAYEQEYYGYDLIQEVKKKTTIDIAEGTLYPLLIRLKNEGLVESNWVPQKTGIPRKYYKITKEGQSTFLEMRSYWAGLNQHLTTLTHAL, encoded by the coding sequence ATGAACAAAGAATTTATTGACAAATGGATTTCACAGCTAAAAAAAGGAAGCCTTTCTTTTGTTATACTCGGTGTCCTCGCTTACGAGCAAGAATACTACGGTTACGATCTTATCCAAGAGGTCAAGAAGAAAACCACCATTGATATTGCTGAAGGAACATTATACCCTTTATTAATTCGTTTAAAAAACGAGGGGTTGGTCGAATCGAACTGGGTTCCGCAGAAGACTGGGATTCCAAGAAAATATTACAAAATAACAAAGGAAGGCCAAAGTACCTTCTTAGAAATGAGAAGTTACTGGGCAGGCTTAAACCAACACTTAACCACCTTGACTCATGCATTATAA
- a CDS encoding Tex family protein, protein MSLSTHEIIIANELSISEKQVRTTIALLDEGATVPFISRYRKEMTGSLDEVQITAVRDRFQQLRDLDKRKEAVLKSINDQGKLTPALEQQILGTETMASLEDIYLPYKPKRKTRASVAREKGLQPLADLILAQESGDFLTLAESLVDAENGVKNTEDALAGARDIIAEIIAEDATVRAKSRAIFLEKGSFVSKVVPGKEEAAIKYKDYYDWSESLKDAPSHRVLAMRRGEKEELLYLDIAVNEEEILPRIESIFVKSGNTAAAQVKLALIDSYKRLLKPSMETEIRVLTRQKADEEAIKVFADNVRQLLLAAPLGQKRLLAIDPGFRTGCKTVVLDEQGQLKENTAIFPHTGANGLAEAQKTIKYLVSKYDIQAIAIGNGTAGRETEEFVRKLGLNNVTIVMVNESGASIYSASETAREEFPDQDVTVRGAVSIGRRLMDPLAELVKIDPKSIGVGQYQHDVDQNKLQTSLDDTVISCVNAVGVELNTASKQILSYVSGLGPSLAQQIIKYRNENGPFASRRELKKVPRLGDKAFEQAAGFLRIRHAANPLDSSAVHPERYALVEQMAKDLGKKVDDLLKDADLRKSIPLKNYISEEVGLPTLNDILSELAKPGLDPREKFEAFSFTEGVNSIGDLKVGMKLPGIVTNITNFGAFVDIGVHQDGLVHLSQLSNRYVSDPQEIVKVQQHVMVTVTEVDEKRNRIALSMKTEERSTQPNNRRKDNKIQVEPQTDMASKLAALASRFK, encoded by the coding sequence ATGAGCTTATCAACACACGAAATTATTATTGCTAACGAGCTTTCTATTAGCGAAAAACAAGTTCGCACGACTATTGCACTATTAGACGAAGGTGCTACCGTTCCCTTTATCTCGCGCTACCGTAAGGAAATGACCGGAAGTCTAGATGAAGTTCAAATCACCGCCGTCAGAGATCGTTTCCAGCAGTTGCGGGACTTAGATAAACGCAAAGAAGCTGTTCTGAAATCAATAAACGATCAAGGGAAATTGACCCCAGCACTTGAACAACAAATATTAGGTACCGAAACCATGGCCAGCTTGGAAGATATTTATCTCCCTTACAAACCTAAGCGCAAAACGCGCGCAAGTGTGGCTCGTGAGAAAGGGTTGCAACCCTTAGCGGATCTTATTTTAGCACAAGAATCTGGCGATTTCCTTACACTTGCCGAAAGTTTAGTGGATGCAGAAAATGGCGTAAAAAATACGGAGGACGCGTTGGCAGGTGCTCGCGATATTATCGCGGAAATCATTGCAGAAGACGCTACTGTAAGAGCTAAATCGAGAGCTATTTTTCTCGAAAAAGGCTCATTTGTTTCAAAAGTAGTTCCTGGAAAAGAAGAAGCTGCAATAAAATATAAAGATTATTACGACTGGTCTGAATCCTTAAAAGATGCTCCATCGCATCGTGTGCTGGCCATGCGCCGTGGTGAAAAAGAAGAATTGCTCTACTTGGACATTGCTGTCAATGAAGAAGAGATTCTACCGCGTATCGAATCTATCTTTGTAAAGAGTGGCAACACTGCAGCTGCTCAGGTAAAACTTGCCCTGATAGACAGTTATAAACGTCTCCTCAAACCGTCCATGGAAACAGAAATACGTGTATTAACCCGTCAGAAAGCAGATGAGGAAGCCATCAAAGTTTTTGCAGATAACGTGCGTCAATTGCTTTTAGCCGCTCCATTGGGACAAAAGAGATTACTTGCAATCGACCCCGGGTTTCGCACCGGCTGTAAAACAGTCGTATTAGATGAACAAGGCCAGCTTAAAGAAAATACAGCTATCTTCCCACATACTGGTGCCAATGGATTGGCAGAAGCCCAAAAAACCATTAAGTATTTAGTATCGAAATATGATATCCAAGCCATCGCGATCGGAAATGGAACAGCTGGCCGCGAAACTGAAGAATTTGTACGGAAGCTTGGATTAAACAATGTGACTATTGTGATGGTCAATGAAAGCGGAGCTTCCATTTATTCTGCTTCCGAAACTGCCCGGGAAGAATTTCCAGATCAAGATGTTACGGTACGCGGCGCAGTATCCATTGGCAGACGATTGATGGACCCACTTGCTGAACTGGTTAAGATTGATCCAAAATCCATTGGTGTCGGACAATACCAGCACGATGTAGACCAAAACAAGCTACAAACCTCTCTCGACGACACGGTCATCAGCTGTGTAAATGCCGTAGGAGTTGAACTGAATACAGCATCCAAACAAATTTTATCTTATGTTTCCGGTCTAGGTCCATCCCTGGCACAACAGATCATTAAATATAGAAACGAGAATGGCCCCTTTGCTTCAAGACGTGAACTGAAAAAAGTACCTCGTCTTGGCGATAAAGCTTTTGAACAAGCAGCTGGCTTTCTTCGCATTCGGCATGCAGCAAATCCATTGGATTCGTCGGCAGTACACCCCGAACGATATGCTTTGGTTGAGCAAATGGCCAAAGATTTAGGAAAAAAAGTGGACGATTTATTGAAAGATGCGGATCTTAGAAAATCTATTCCCTTAAAAAACTACATCTCAGAGGAGGTAGGCCTACCGACATTAAACGATATTCTAAGTGAATTAGCGAAACCGGGACTAGATCCACGCGAAAAATTCGAAGCATTCTCATTCACTGAAGGTGTCAACAGCATTGGGGATCTAAAGGTCGGTATGAAACTTCCAGGAATCGTCACTAACATTACCAATTTTGGGGCTTTTGTTGATATCGGTGTCCACCAAGACGGTCTGGTACATTTAAGTCAATTATCCAATCGTTACGTATCAGATCCTCAAGAGATCGTGAAAGTACAGCAGCATGTGATGGTTACAGTGACGGAAGTCGATGAAAAACGTAATCGCATTGCTTTATCTATGAAGACCGAAGAAAGGTCCACTCAGCCAAACAACAGGAGAAAGGATAACAAAATACAGGTCGAACCACAAACGGATATGGCAAGTAAGCTAGCTGCCTTAGCTAGTAGGTTCAAATAG
- a CDS encoding twin-arginine translocase TatA/TatE family subunit, producing the protein MYNPVIAFLNIGTQEMILIVFAILLLFGGKKLPELARGLGRGIREFKDASEGIKREISDQINNFEKDIDVKPEVKEEAVPSDVRLAEEKAQTAHQEEVKPDETAQVSEIEQPKKKYEFTTPAGVVEHNPHKQPDYGEEPSHITYGYNDHFAETKNNEVEDKKVPEQDNTHKPA; encoded by the coding sequence ATGTACAATCCAGTAATAGCATTTCTAAACATCGGTACACAAGAGATGATCTTAATTGTGTTTGCAATCTTGTTACTTTTTGGAGGCAAAAAGCTTCCCGAATTGGCGAGGGGTTTAGGAAGAGGGATCCGTGAATTCAAAGATGCGTCAGAAGGTATAAAACGTGAGATTTCAGATCAAATCAATAATTTCGAAAAAGATATAGACGTTAAGCCAGAAGTAAAAGAAGAAGCTGTTCCTAGTGACGTACGTTTGGCTGAAGAAAAGGCCCAGACGGCGCACCAAGAAGAGGTTAAACCAGATGAAACTGCACAGGTATCAGAAATAGAACAGCCAAAGAAAAAATATGAGTTCACCACACCCGCCGGTGTCGTCGAACACAATCCCCACAAGCAACCGGATTACGGAGAAGAACCATCTCATATTACTTACGGATATAATGATCATTTTGCTGAAACTAAAAACAACGAAGTAGAAGATAAAAAAGTTCCTGAGCAGGACAATACCCATAAGCCTGCCTAA
- a CDS encoding MATE family efflux transporter yields MLGKFKTFKPYYKSTIVLAGPVVISQLGHTLVHTADSVIVGHFAGTIPLAAVSLVHAVFMVVMVIGLGIAYGITPLIAQENGRDNKKECAILLSNSFWLNLLSGLLLFALVYFGSMLAIDHLDQDPAVVKEAKPYLFILSLSMLPLMVFSTFKQFAEGLGFTKQAMNITIWGNVLNIILAIIFVKGMFGISPMGVKGVGYSTLIDRVLMMSVMMTYVLRSQKFKEYIQYFKVTLIDWDRLLKILRIGAPVAMQYVFEIGAFAGASLLAGTISATAQASHQVAIQLAAMTYMMASGIAAAATIKVGNSYGNRNLFRLERFAITSYQLVLIFMLITACLFALLNNFLPYIFTSDHAVVIIASQLLIIAGLFQLFDGTQVVGLGVLRGMGDVNIPTIITFVAYWIIGLPSGYLMGIVFNWGIQGIWYGLTLGLLTSSLLLYLRFQRVIKKKKMQFEQSLLK; encoded by the coding sequence ATGTTGGGAAAATTTAAAACTTTCAAGCCATATTACAAAAGTACGATAGTATTGGCGGGGCCAGTCGTCATATCACAATTAGGACATACCTTGGTACATACGGCAGATAGTGTGATCGTAGGACATTTTGCAGGGACTATTCCACTCGCAGCAGTTTCATTAGTGCACGCTGTTTTCATGGTTGTTATGGTTATTGGATTGGGTATCGCGTATGGCATCACGCCATTGATTGCGCAAGAGAATGGTCGTGATAATAAGAAAGAGTGTGCCATCTTGTTGTCTAATAGTTTTTGGTTAAATCTTCTGTCGGGTCTCTTGCTGTTTGCTTTAGTTTACTTTGGTTCTATGTTGGCTATCGATCACCTCGACCAAGATCCGGCGGTGGTGAAGGAAGCGAAGCCTTATTTGTTTATCCTTAGCTTATCGATGCTTCCGCTGATGGTTTTCAGTACGTTCAAGCAATTTGCCGAGGGATTAGGATTTACCAAACAAGCTATGAATATAACTATTTGGGGAAATGTACTGAATATTATTTTGGCAATCATCTTTGTCAAAGGGATGTTTGGCATCAGTCCAATGGGGGTCAAAGGGGTTGGATATAGTACATTGATTGATCGTGTGCTCATGATGTCTGTCATGATGACCTATGTGTTACGGTCGCAGAAATTCAAGGAGTATATCCAATATTTTAAAGTGACCCTAATCGATTGGGATCGACTGCTTAAAATATTGCGGATTGGAGCGCCAGTAGCGATGCAATATGTTTTTGAAATTGGGGCCTTTGCCGGGGCGTCCCTCTTAGCCGGTACAATAAGTGCTACGGCGCAAGCTTCCCATCAGGTAGCCATACAGCTGGCTGCCATGACGTATATGATGGCAAGCGGAATTGCTGCTGCTGCCACGATCAAGGTGGGGAATAGTTATGGGAATAGAAATCTTTTTCGTCTTGAACGATTTGCGATTACTTCATACCAGTTGGTATTGATCTTTATGTTGATTACAGCTTGTTTGTTTGCATTGCTGAACAATTTTCTGCCTTATATTTTTACATCAGATCATGCCGTCGTTATTATTGCTTCTCAACTGTTGATCATAGCGGGACTTTTCCAATTGTTTGATGGCACACAAGTGGTCGGTCTTGGGGTATTACGGGGCATGGGTGATGTCAATATTCCCACCATTATTACATTTGTTGCGTATTGGATTATTGGTTTGCCAAGCGGCTATCTAATGGGGATAGTATTTAACTGGGGCATCCAGGGAATATGGTATGGGCTAACATTAGGCTTGTTGACTTCTTCTCTTTTACTCTATCTGCGATTTCAACGGGTAATCAAGAAGAAGAAAATGCAGTTTGAACAAAGTTTGTTGAAATAG
- a CDS encoding dihydrolipoamide acetyltransferase family protein — MALYKLLLPKMGESVSEATITKWLKQPGDRIDEDDTLLEIATDKVDSEVPSPVKGVLKEQRYTVDQTVQVGEVVAIIEIEGEDEEPTPPQQDITIPSATSSEEPTALNIPGIEQLHNVEADATSAQYESTLRFYSPLVKNIARHEGLSQDELDRIQGTGAEGRVTKEDILTYVAHRDSSSKSEKAIQTDQAETRTESPKITVTAPSHVHTVANGNDEIIEMDRMRRMIADHMVKSTQISPHVCSFVEADVTNLVLWRNKVKDAYKKREGENITFTPLFIEAISKALKDFPLVNISIDGYNIIKKKNINIGMAAALPNGNLIVPVIKNADQLSLVGLSKSVNDLAQRSRANKLKPDDTQDGTFTFTNIGAFGNIMGTPIINQPQAAILAVGSITKKPAVIETEYGDMIGIRHMMYLSLSYDHRAIDGALGGTFLKRVADYLENWDTNRVI; from the coding sequence ATGGCTTTATATAAACTCTTACTCCCAAAAATGGGAGAAAGTGTATCCGAGGCAACAATCACAAAATGGTTAAAACAACCTGGTGACCGGATTGATGAAGATGACACTTTATTGGAAATCGCAACTGACAAAGTTGATTCAGAGGTACCTTCTCCCGTAAAAGGCGTTCTAAAAGAGCAACGTTATACCGTAGACCAGACCGTCCAAGTGGGTGAAGTCGTTGCAATTATAGAAATTGAAGGCGAAGATGAAGAACCTACGCCTCCTCAACAAGATATTACAATCCCTTCAGCGACAAGCTCGGAAGAGCCTACAGCTTTGAACATACCAGGTATCGAACAGTTGCATAATGTCGAGGCTGATGCAACTTCGGCTCAGTACGAGAGTACGCTTCGTTTCTATTCCCCTTTAGTGAAGAATATTGCTCGTCACGAAGGATTGTCTCAAGACGAACTTGACCGTATACAGGGGACGGGAGCAGAAGGAAGAGTGACGAAGGAGGATATCTTAACGTATGTAGCGCATAGAGATTCATCATCCAAATCTGAAAAAGCTATTCAGACAGATCAGGCTGAAACACGCACGGAATCGCCCAAAATAACCGTAACAGCTCCATCCCATGTTCATACCGTTGCAAATGGCAATGATGAAATCATTGAAATGGATCGCATGCGAAGAATGATTGCAGACCATATGGTCAAAAGCACGCAGATTTCTCCCCATGTATGTTCATTTGTCGAGGCAGATGTAACGAATTTGGTTTTGTGGCGCAATAAAGTTAAAGATGCCTATAAAAAGCGTGAGGGAGAAAATATTACGTTTACCCCTTTATTCATTGAGGCTATCAGCAAAGCACTTAAAGATTTCCCATTGGTCAATATCTCGATCGATGGTTACAATATCATTAAGAAGAAAAACATTAATATCGGTATGGCGGCCGCATTGCCTAATGGGAATCTTATCGTGCCAGTAATCAAAAATGCAGATCAATTGAGTTTAGTCGGATTGAGTAAAAGTGTAAACGACCTCGCACAACGGTCGAGAGCAAATAAATTAAAACCCGACGACACACAAGATGGTACATTTACATTCACCAATATAGGCGCTTTCGGCAATATAATGGGCACGCCTATCATTAATCAGCCGCAAGCTGCAATCTTGGCAGTAGGTTCAATAACAAAAAAACCAGCAGTAATAGAAACGGAATATGGCGATATGATTGGTATTAGACATATGATGTATCTATCCCTCTCCTACGACCATCGCGCAATTGATGGAGCACTTGGAGGTACATTCTTAAAACGCGTTGCAGATTATTTGGAAAATTGGGATACGAATAGGGTAATCTAA
- a CDS encoding competence/damage-inducible protein A has translation MHMINYGEVLNNYNKMKAEIITIGDEILIGQIIDTNSGWIAKQLLRFEVDIVQMTSIPDTEEAISKTLKDASSRADLILITGGLGPTKDDITKKTAAKYFETTLVRDENVLRHVTNIFESRKLKMLDINLQQADVLANCEVLFNDNGTAPGMLVNQGEKRFIFMPGVPFEMKFLMEKHVLPLLAKQDPDLFICHETILVGGIGESYLAEEIKDIETELPPNIKLAYLPTLAFIRLRLSGKSRNKSDIMLQVALFKKKLIHRLQQYVVADYDTGIESHLVKELTHRGSTLTTAESCTGGSLAASITSVAGSSAVFLGGTIPYSNKLKHQLLNVNEETLAQYGAVSEQTAIEMASGSKAAFSSDYAIATTGIAGPGGGTAEKPVGTIWVAVAGKKEVITKKFQFDNDRLINIERTRMNALLLLWQLLLKEKEQEVR, from the coding sequence ATGCATATGATCAATTACGGCGAAGTGTTAAATAATTACAACAAGATGAAAGCAGAGATTATTACCATAGGCGATGAGATCCTCATCGGTCAGATTATTGATACCAATTCGGGGTGGATTGCCAAACAATTACTCCGATTCGAAGTCGATATCGTTCAAATGACATCGATCCCTGATACAGAAGAAGCTATTTCAAAAACGCTGAAAGACGCCTCTTCCCGGGCAGATTTAATTTTAATCACCGGAGGTCTAGGCCCAACCAAAGATGATATTACTAAAAAAACAGCTGCAAAATATTTTGAAACAACCTTGGTTCGCGACGAAAATGTACTTCGTCATGTGACAAATATCTTTGAATCGCGTAAGTTAAAAATGCTTGACATCAATCTGCAGCAGGCCGATGTACTCGCAAATTGTGAAGTCTTATTTAATGACAATGGTACTGCGCCCGGCATGCTGGTAAACCAAGGCGAAAAGCGGTTTATATTTATGCCCGGAGTTCCCTTTGAGATGAAATTTCTGATGGAAAAACACGTACTCCCATTGTTAGCAAAACAAGATCCAGACCTGTTTATCTGTCACGAAACAATCTTGGTCGGAGGTATCGGTGAATCCTATTTAGCAGAAGAAATTAAAGATATCGAAACCGAACTGCCACCTAACATAAAATTGGCCTATCTACCTACATTGGCATTTATCCGATTAAGACTATCCGGAAAAAGTAGAAACAAGTCTGATATTATGCTTCAAGTTGCTCTTTTCAAAAAGAAACTTATCCATCGTCTACAGCAGTATGTTGTAGCAGATTATGATACGGGCATAGAGTCCCATCTGGTCAAAGAGCTCACCCATCGGGGCAGTACCCTCACTACGGCAGAAAGCTGTACTGGTGGTAGCCTCGCCGCTTCAATCACTTCAGTAGCGGGAAGCAGTGCTGTATTTCTTGGCGGCACGATTCCCTATTCCAACAAATTGAAACACCAACTGCTCAACGTCAATGAAGAAACATTGGCTCAATATGGTGCCGTAAGTGAACAGACCGCAATCGAAATGGCCTCGGGCTCAAAAGCAGCGTTCTCTTCGGACTATGCCATCGCAACGACTGGAATAGCCGGTCCAGGTGGGGGCACCGCTGAAAAACCTGTTGGAACGATCTGGGTGGCTGTCGCCGGGAAAAAAGAAGTTATAACTAAAAAGTTTCAATTTGACAATGACAGGCTCATCAACATCGAACGTACACGAATGAATGCCCTTTTATTATTATGGCAACTATTATTAAAAGAAAAAGAACAAGAAGTACGATAA